The Rhodopirellula halodulae sequence ACCCAGAAGCTGGAATGCATCGCTGAAACGCTCGTCCACGGCGATGCGATCCAACGCCCCACCTGCAGAAACTTGCAGAACGCCCTGCAAGGCTTTGCAGCCGCTCGTTCCGTTTTTCCCTTCACGACCGACGCGAAACGATGTTTGAAAACCATGACGGCCCGAATGTGCGTCGCTTCGCGATTGTCTTGGCGCTGCTGAGTTTGTTGGCTCTCGGAGTCACCGCGTCGATGCTTTCCAACGTTCGCCATGAGCAAGAAATCTTTGCTCGCTTGACCCAGCACCTTCCCAAGAGCGACTTGGAAGCTGCCCGCACGCTTTCCGGTGAACTCAGCTTACAAAGCGGTTTGAGTGTGCTGCTGGGATTGAACATCATTGCGACGGCGGTGGCGGTCGCTTGGGTCGTCCGTGGCTACCTCAGCAACAAACGCACCCTGGAAGACGTCAAAGTTTACTCGGCAGACGTGCTCGCCAGCATGGACGCTGGGGTCATCACCACGGACCGGAACGGTCGCATCACCAGCATCAACCCAAGCGGCAAACAACTGATCGACATCGACGATGAGTCCGTCGGCAGAACATTGGACTCGCTCGGAAACCGCCACGCGTTGCTCGCCGAAATTCGTGAAGAGGTGGCGACCTATCATCACCCCATTCGTGATCGAGACTACAACCTTGATGAGCAAGGTCACCGTCGAACGTTCCGTGCCGGTTGCACGCTGTTGCAAAACCGTCGTGGAGAAGAGATCGGCACCGTGCTGCATGTGCGAGACGTTTCGGAAAAAGCGTTGATGGAAGAACGCTTGAGACGCATGGAACGCTACATGGGGTTGGGTTCGTTAGCCGCCGGACTCCAGCATGAGATCAAGAATCCTCTCAGTGCATTGACGCTCCATATCCAACTCCTTTGCGAGCGGTTGGAATCCACCACGCAAGACGACGAGGTCGACGAACTGCTGGATGTCTTGCGAACGGAGATTCACCGAATCAATGACGTCTTGGATGGTTTTCGCAACTATGCCTCCACCGATCATGTTGGATCGAGCTCGGTGGACGTGGCGGTACTGATCGAACGATTAGTCCGATTGCTACGTCCCCAAGCGGAACAGCAATCGGTGCGTTTGCACATCGAACAGTCGGTCGAGTTGGTGGGGCTGGTGCAGGGTGACTCCGTCGGTTTGGAACAAGTCCTGTTGAATTTGGCGCTCAATGGAATGATGGCCATGCCCGAAGGAGGCACGCTCACCTTTCGTTTGTCGCGACAAGAGGAACAGATACGGATCGATGTTCGAGACGAAGGAAACGGCATCCCCGAAGAAATTCGCCCACGCGTTTTTGATCCGTACTTCACCACTCGCAGCAACGGCACTGGCATGGGTTTGGCGTTGTGTGACAAGATTGTTCGTCAACACAACGGCAGCATCGATTTTCGAGTGATTGATAGCGAAACCGAAGGCAAACCCGCGTCCGTCGCCGGCACTGAATTCACCGTCTTACTCCCGCTGAGCCAACCAGAATGACACATAGTGGTTTCCCGATTTTGATCGTCGACGATGAACCGAACATTCGGTCGGGTCTCAAAAAGGGATTGGTCAAAGAAGCGGATCGGATCGAAACAGCAGCGAGCGCAGAGGAAGGTCTCGAGAAATTCCATTCGGCCACGTTTCACTTGGTGATCGCCGATGTGCGGCTGGGCGGTGGAATGGATGGAATCGAACTTCTGAAACAACTTCGACAAATTGATTCCGATGTCGCGGTAATCGTGATCACCGCCCATGGAACGGTTGAAACCGCCGTTGATGCGATGCGTGCGGGCGCGTTTGACTTCATCTCCAAACCACTCGATTTGAACTTGGTTCGGCAACAGGTTCGCAAAGCCCGCGAACACCGAGAGCTGCGTCAGGAAAATCAATCGCTGCGAACACGATTGGCGGACGCAGGCGAATTGTCCAACATCATCGGCCAGTGCGCCGCGATGCAGGATGTGTTCCATCAAATTCGCCAAGTCGCGGCGACCGAAGCCACGGTCATGATTCAAGGTGAAAGTGGATCTGGAAAAGAGCTCGTTGCGAGAGCGCTTCACGATTTGAGCGACCGAAGCGGCGGTCCTTTCGTCGCGGTGAATTTAGGTGCCATGCCAGAAACACTGTTGGAAAGTGAACTGTTTGGTCACGAAAAAGGTTCCTTCAGTGGTGCGTCGCGGCAAAAACCAGGCTGCTTTGAACAGGCTGCGGGGGGAACACTGTTCCTCGACGAAGTCACAGAGATGTCCGCGAAAAGTCAGGTCGACCTACTGCGGGTGCTCGAGTCAAAACGCTTCACTCGCGTTGGGGGAGAACAAGTCATTGAAACCGATGTTCGCGTGGTTTCCGCAACGAACAAATCGGTCCCCGAGTTGATTCAAGACGGGTCTTTTCGAGAAGATTTGTACTACCGACTGAACGTGATCCCAATCGAAGTCCCTTCGCTTCGACAGCGACGCGATGACATCCCCTTGTTGATCGAACACTTCCTTCAGCACTTTTGCACGCGGCATGGCCGACCGATGAAACAGATCGCGCCAGATGCCATGCGAGCATTGGTGGCGGCGCAGTGGCCAGGAAACGTTCGGCAACTGCGAAACATGGTCGAACGATTGGTGGTCACTCATACCGGGGACGTCATCGATTCCGATGAATTGCCCGGCGACATTCAATCGTCGCAGCCCGCGGCGGCGAATGCTCTGCCCGCGTCCTTGAGTGAGGCGGTGGAAACTTGCGAGCGAGAAATGATTGCCGCAGTGCTGGCCGAGTGCGATTTCCACCGAGAAAATTCGGCGAAACGGTTGGGCGTCAGCGTTCGCACGCTGCACTACAAAATGGGCCGATACGGGCTGCACTGAACCGCGGCGAGAATGCTTTCGCCAGCGTGAAACACCCCTCTGCAATTCTTTGCACACGCCACGCAATCGTTTGCAGACTCTGGTACGGGCGTCTCAAACGCTGGCACAATCCGCGGAGAAACCCAAAGTAATCGAGGGTAGTTTCACAGCGGAAATTGCGTGATTTCTGAAATTGAAATCGGCCTAGAGCGTTCTTCAGGCCCTTTCCCGAACTGGCTCGGCACGCCCCATGCTTTGGTGCAGGTGAGTCACTGCAGATGCGGTGATGTTCTCCCACGCCGAGCATCGACGCCACCATGAACCAACCTCAGGCCTCCTCCGCCGACCAGGTCGACAGCACGCCCCAAACGTCCGTTTCGGAACCAATTCCTCGCGGCGACGGGAATGGATTCAAACGTTTTTTAAAAGACGATTTGATCGCGGGCGGGTTGGTGTTCCTGATTGCCTTGCCACTGTGTTTGGGCATCTCTTTGGCGTCCGGATTCCCCGCCATCGCAGGAGTTTTCACCGCAATCGTCGGATCTGTCTTAACGACCTTCCTGAGCAATAGCGAACTCACGATCAAGGGTCCCGCAGCAGGGATGATCGTCATTGTTTTGGGCACAGTCACCAGCTTTGGCTACACCGGCGGAGCGGATCCGGTGGCCGACATGCAGGCCTATCAAATGGCGCTCGCAGTGGGCGTCGTGGCGGGCCTCGTTCAAATTGCGTTCGGATTTTTGCGTGCGGGCATCTTGGGTGATTTCTTTCCCACCGCCACCGTCCACGGCATGCTGGCGGCGATTGGTGTGATCATCATGGTCAAGCAGTTGCCGATCGTCGTTGGACAATCAGCGTCCGGTGAACCGCTTGAGATCTTGCTGGAGTTGCCGCACCTCTTGATGAACGCGAATCCGCAGATCGCACTGATTGGTGTCGTCTCGCTGGTGATCTTGTTTGGGCTGTCCTATCTGAAGAATCGAACCCAGAACGAATTCGTCGCGAAGTTGCCGGCACCATTGGTCGTGTTGCTGGTTGCCATTCCGATGGGCATGGCTCTTCACCTTGCTGACGACCACACCTACACCTTGATGGGAAAGAAGTATTCTGTCGGCGAAGCGGACTTGGTCACCGTGCCGTTCAATCTGTTTGGTGCCATCACTTTTCCGGACTTCGGCGTGTTCATGAACAGCGAGACTCTGCCAGCAGCGCTGGGCTGGGTGCTGATGTTCGCCTTGATCGGATCACTGGAGTCTCTGTTGAGCGCAAAAGCCGTTGACATGTTGGATCCCTATCAACGCAAGACCAACCTGGATCGTGACTTGCTGGCCGTCGGCGTCGCCAACACCGCTGTCGCATTCATTGGTGGATTGCCGATGATTTCGGAAATCGTTCGCAGCAAAGCCAACATCGACAATCAAGCCAAAACGCGTTTTTCAGGCATGTGGCATGGCATTTTCCTACTGGGTTTTGTCGCCTTGCTGCCGGGATTGATTCACAGCATCCCGCGATCCGCATTGGCCGCCATGTTGGTGTTCACCGGATTTCGTTTGGCTTCCCCTAGCGAGTTCCGCAGCGTGTATCGAGTCGGACGCGAGCAATTGGTGATCTTCGCCACCACCTTGA is a genomic window containing:
- a CDS encoding two-component system sensor histidine kinase NtrB, whose protein sequence is MFENHDGPNVRRFAIVLALLSLLALGVTASMLSNVRHEQEIFARLTQHLPKSDLEAARTLSGELSLQSGLSVLLGLNIIATAVAVAWVVRGYLSNKRTLEDVKVYSADVLASMDAGVITTDRNGRITSINPSGKQLIDIDDESVGRTLDSLGNRHALLAEIREEVATYHHPIRDRDYNLDEQGHRRTFRAGCTLLQNRRGEEIGTVLHVRDVSEKALMEERLRRMERYMGLGSLAAGLQHEIKNPLSALTLHIQLLCERLESTTQDDEVDELLDVLRTEIHRINDVLDGFRNYASTDHVGSSSVDVAVLIERLVRLLRPQAEQQSVRLHIEQSVELVGLVQGDSVGLEQVLLNLALNGMMAMPEGGTLTFRLSRQEEQIRIDVRDEGNGIPEEIRPRVFDPYFTTRSNGTGMGLALCDKIVRQHNGSIDFRVIDSETEGKPASVAGTEFTVLLPLSQPE
- a CDS encoding sigma-54-dependent transcriptional regulator — translated: MTHSGFPILIVDDEPNIRSGLKKGLVKEADRIETAASAEEGLEKFHSATFHLVIADVRLGGGMDGIELLKQLRQIDSDVAVIVITAHGTVETAVDAMRAGAFDFISKPLDLNLVRQQVRKAREHRELRQENQSLRTRLADAGELSNIIGQCAAMQDVFHQIRQVAATEATVMIQGESGSGKELVARALHDLSDRSGGPFVAVNLGAMPETLLESELFGHEKGSFSGASRQKPGCFEQAAGGTLFLDEVTEMSAKSQVDLLRVLESKRFTRVGGEQVIETDVRVVSATNKSVPELIQDGSFREDLYYRLNVIPIEVPSLRQRRDDIPLLIEHFLQHFCTRHGRPMKQIAPDAMRALVAAQWPGNVRQLRNMVERLVVTHTGDVIDSDELPGDIQSSQPAAANALPASLSEAVETCEREMIAAVLAECDFHRENSAKRLGVSVRTLHYKMGRYGLH
- a CDS encoding SulP family inorganic anion transporter, giving the protein MNQPQASSADQVDSTPQTSVSEPIPRGDGNGFKRFLKDDLIAGGLVFLIALPLCLGISLASGFPAIAGVFTAIVGSVLTTFLSNSELTIKGPAAGMIVIVLGTVTSFGYTGGADPVADMQAYQMALAVGVVAGLVQIAFGFLRAGILGDFFPTATVHGMLAAIGVIIMVKQLPIVVGQSASGEPLEILLELPHLLMNANPQIALIGVVSLVILFGLSYLKNRTQNEFVAKLPAPLVVLLVAIPMGMALHLADDHTYTLMGKKYSVGEADLVTVPFNLFGAITFPDFGVFMNSETLPAALGWVLMFALIGSLESLLSAKAVDMLDPYQRKTNLDRDLLAVGVANTAVAFIGGLPMISEIVRSKANIDNQAKTRFSGMWHGIFLLGFVALLPGLIHSIPRSALAAMLVFTGFRLASPSEFRSVYRVGREQLVIFATTLIAVLATDLLIGIGIGIATKFIIHMIHGVPVRSMFVPSLEFDETQEDKVNVHAAQSAVFSNWIGFRRRVVEKSLQQGKHCTVDFSDVHLIDHSVMEKLHELEGEFAREGIELNVVGMDHHMPFSTHPMAARKRPMVRH